From Carassius auratus strain Wakin unplaced genomic scaffold, ASM336829v1 scaf_tig00004557, whole genome shotgun sequence, a single genomic window includes:
- the znf385a gene encoding zinc finger protein 385A isoform X2: protein MSDTLTHTLPDTNTSSLKEDPMQLPDPSASEDKKMDPVQKAVINHTFGVPLVKTKRPIISCNVCQIRFNSESQAEAHYKGNRHARRVKGIETSKSRPQESDKPPPGPVSSPSPTGPLLVISDTDPSKTDEMRPAPQLNGPTVAPGSTAISAPPTPESPSPSACPLLPTPTTPQPPPATSSSPGCGSSNPEQAGTGAPGAPSVTPSNPETEEDKAKKLLYCSLCKVAVNSLSQLEAHNKGTKHKTILEARSGLGPIKAYPRLGPKPSGEQGGGATDPNTQERTFHCEICNVRVNSELQLKQHISSRRHRDGVAGKPNPLLSRHKKHRGADLADLTKALGAGLLPSPLAVAAAMAAAASSNPLALRAAAPGHHPHHHLLQGPPLSHAILRPAPGPIRTSHGPILFSPY from the exons ATGGATCCTGTTCAGAAGGCAGTGATCAACCACACCTTTGGAGTCCCACTGGTGAAGACCAAACGGCCAATCATTTCCTGTAATGTCTGCCAGATCCGTTTCAACTCGGAG aGTCAGGCCGAAGCCCACTACAAGGGGAACCGTCATGCTAGGAGAGTCAAAGGCATTGAGACCTCCAAGAGCCGCCCACAAGAGAGTGACAAACCTCCACCCGGGCCCGTCTCATCCCCCTCACCGACGGGACCCTTACTGGTCATCTCAGATACTGACCCCAGCAAAACTG ATGAGATGCGGCCAGCGCCACAGTTAAATGGACCCACGGTCGCCCCAGGGTCCACGGCTATTTCTGCTCCCCCTACTCCAGAATCCCCCAGTCCTTCTGCCTGTCCTCTTCTGCCCACTCCCACTACCCCTCAACCACCTCCAGCCACCTCCTCATCTCCCGGCTGCGGCTCTTCTAATCCCGAGCAGGCTGGCACCGGGGCCCCTGGGGCACCATCAGTCACTCCCAGCAACCCTGAGACTGAAGAGGACAAAGCCAAGAAGCTGCTTTACTGCTCACTGTGCAAAGTGGCCGTCAATTCGCTCTCCCAGTTGGAGGCCCACAATAAAG GCACTAAACACAAAACCATTCTAGAAGCCCGCAGCGGACTGGGCCCCATAAAGGCATACCCTCGTTTGGGACCGAAGCCCAGCGGTGAGCAGGGAGGGGGGGCCACGGACCCCAATACTCAGGAACGCACCTTCCACTGTGAGATCTGCAACGTGCGGGTCAACTCAGAACTGCAGCTCAAACAG CACATATCAAGTCGAAGGCACCGGGACGGAGTGGCAGGAAAGCCAAACCCCCTCCTGAGCCGACACAAGAAGCACAGGGGAGCTGACCTTGCG GATCTCACCAAAGCATTAGGCGCCGGCCTCCTGCCGAGTCCTTTGGCCGTTGCTGCGGCAATGGCAGCAGCGGCCTCCTCCAATCCGCTCGCTCTCCGCGCAGCAGCCCCCGGCCACCATCCACATCATCACCTCCTGCAGGGTCCGCCCCTCAGCCACGCCATCTTGAGACCAGCTCCGGGGCCCATACGCACCTCACACGGGCCGATCCTGTTCTCGCCGTACTGA